The genomic stretch caattcaaaacaaaagacaagttagaatggactcagtcagtccttattattatcatcattttttcactctttttttcattttttttatttttttttggttgatcgaacctgatgttgGTTCCCTACGTATTATGTGGGAACATGAATTAGATCTTTCTTATTTCGGAAAGAttaggaataaagtaaataaactaactttttttttttggattttgcacttttttcgaaaaaagattaaaaagaagaaacaaaatatttttggatttcgatttgtttatttgttttttttaaaatttttttgaaaagaaaaacttctaagaaagaaagaaaatattattttcttttgaattttttttcctttttttttttagaatttcgaaagaaaaacttctaaagaagaaaggaaatatttttggaattttagaattttattttgaatgaaagaaatgcttctaaataaaaagaaaatatttttgaatcttgaatttcctttttaatttttgaaagaacaaCTTCTAAAGAaggatgaaaatatttttggatttttagaagaaattaaaataaaatattattggaTTTTTTTAAATTGGGGTTtcaaagaaagacttttctaaaaaggaagtaaaggaaaatatttttgacttttttttaaaattggagccggaaccgatgaggtttgcctacgtatctcacatccggtgagaatcagacccgagTAGTTTGGTAGTTTTCACATAATTAGAACATGATATTGGCTCACTTTcattcttgtaaatacattttctttccctttttttcaaaaattttggtaGAGTTTCGAGGCATTTTCAAATATTGGGATTCTCAGAACCGGGCgaattctctatcctacctcactcttgatttttctgttatttttctttccttagccGGTCAACATACAAACCGAAACAAATAAATTTACAAATAGCAcgcaagatgtatcaggatggtctttcattttgggtacacctgtcctagacggatccaacttctgtgttgagtccccaaagtcaaatgcacatgatgcaaacaaacgttccaactagggatccgacatgaggttatgttattctaggtttaaacctggggttgtgttctagacatggcttgcccaagcagacaactcgagccgaggtgGGGGTAATGTACCGGGAGCACAAAAGTCTACCCGTCCTTGTTGCTAACccaaacctcgttctatttgttatgacttctaacagaaaagtgggccacgcgTACGTCTGCACCatatttttagaagactcagaatggaggcgtaagaagacagtttaatatagttcaaataatatcaaagcggtaaataagcggcaattagcacattaggtccacaagtacagtaatatcaacaaacaataaagccaagcatagatcatattaacaagctcgaattctgaaccctgaaccagaagttctaggTTCTTTTCCCCaacaaagtcgccagagctgtcacacctcctttttaccatccGAGAggggtatatgggagtttttctaatttatgtgacaatcaaaacgaggttatttatataaaattcagagtcaccacttgagataatttattgtgtcccaagtcaccagtttaaaatcccgaatcaaggaaggTTGACTCTTATTATGGTCTACGAAcatagaaatctgggtaaggaattcagTTAACCCGAGTGAaaatgttaggcattctcgggttccatGGTTTTAGTACGGTCGCTTTAATCATATACCTGACttattaaattgtttaactatgtactttagaacctatgtgcattatACCCTTACCGCTCTTGGTTGATTATTTGTAATTAAGAAATTGTCTTTAAACGAACCACATGTACGTTTACTCtttttgtttggcgcgtcaagaatcatgtcagGTGTACGTATACACAATTCACAACACTTAATTATTAAGAATGTTTGgccgaagttgcacgaacgcatacctTGGTTCTAATGTCGGAAAtcataattatgttacgcgaacgtatacataatcacgataatttatttATAAGCGCGTCTAAAGCACTCTAACAGTGTTCATTATTCTTCCTAAACTTTGAGATTATTGAGAGGTCACACGAGTTATGGATATTTGTTGGAGGCCACGTGTTTTAACTTTTGGAATTAACAAACTATTAGTATTGGAAGAAATCAGGCCTGTGAACCTTTGTTTTTGAGTGGGCTCGACAGAAAATATTTCACCTGGCCCGATTCTTTGTGAAATCATTTAAGCCCATACTACATAATAACTTTTCAAAACCAACAAAATTCACCATACTAAGTATTTGTGGATTCAACCTCAATAAACTAGTTGAGATAAGTTTTAGAAAAATCCTGCAGTCCCCTTTAACCTACAAACACGACATTGGCCCATTAATTCACTAACATCAAAGTTGTTTCATGGCTCGTCAATGGTCATATGGCCCGTTTTCTCATCCTCTTCACTAGATCTCCCTAATCTCAACTATTTTAACCTTCTTTACcctatgtatttattttaaaacaaatgcATAACAATAAAATTAAATTTCTAACACGTGACCATAGATAAAATTAAACAAGAATCAACACACTACAAACTAAGCTACTTAAACAAATAAGAAGGCAGTAAAACAAAACAAATGGAAACAAAAGCAAAATATTAGTACTAACTAAACTTAtctaaaataaaatgagaagGCAGTAAATAAGCAAAACAAATAGGCATGGAATGtctctttaaaaataagaataattgCAAAAGGAAATAAGATTAACCTCAATGAAGCTTCTTCGTTATCTTATTGATGAAAGTTCGCGTGCGAACCAGCTAGTACAATAATGAATATTGAATACTCAAACTAAAAGCAAGACCACGAACAGGACCAACGACATCTAACTGAATCATCAACGAGAAATTCGACTCAAAGAAAGAGAGGATGGACGGTGCATGTGTGATTTTGGGAGGCAATTTGTGACTAGTTTCATTACAATTTTATgtatttttgggcatttttagctGAATTTCAGCTAGGTTTGAGCTCTGTTTTTTTCACTTTTTGGAGCTGGGTTTACTACATTTTTAGCTAGATGTTGCTGCGCTTTTAGGTGCTTTTGAGCTTGATTTTGGTGACTATTTTTCAGCAGTAAACAGGGGATGATTTGAGGTGGTTTGAGGTGTTATTTAATGGCTTCACATGGCTAAAACTGTTGTTCGTTTGGTTGAGGAAGAAGCTGATTTTAGGTTGTATTGGACAGTTTGTTTTTTGCAAGAGAGGGCTGTTTCGATAATAAAAATGATGTGAGGAGTTGTTGCTGGTTTTAATGGTGTTTAATGGTGGAAAATAAGGTTGTCAATGGTGGTGAAGGAAGATAAAGCTTCAGGTGTTTCATGCTTGTTTATGACTACACTTTTGGTTATGTGTATATGAAGGCTAGGAGAAGAAGAGATTGTCaaattaaaattgaagaagaaccTTGCCTTTTCCTCTTGTTCTCTGTTTTCGTTCTTTGTTTTTCTTAACCGTCTCTGTTTATACCTCCAGACCTATGTCTGATGTGGGGAGGTTTTATGTGGGGAATCTTTTTGTGGGGAATTGGGAATGGGATAAGAATGTGCCATGATTAATTGGTGagcaaggaaagaaaaaaaatgaatgtGAAAATATTTGTAGATAAGAAAGGAAAAATGTGAGTGTGTGCGCATGTGCGTTCAGGATTATTTTGAAATCAAAAGTTTGCTACCAAACTTTCTTTCTGCCGTGAGTGGGCATGAGGCAAATGATTTTGCTttccttcattttctttttattttcaaaaaaaactaataaaatgctttgcttaaacaaaacaacaaaaaaaaggtGTAGAAAGATCAAGAATAATTAGACCTAATAGAAAATACAAGTATGACTATTTTTTGTagctgttttttttttaattttcttaaataaaaccTACTAAAAATGAAATAAAGGTTAAAATATGtagattaaacttaaaaaatTTTACATACTAAAATGTATTAAAAAATTAAGTGCTCACAATTAAGTTAAGTGAAAAttaggtaccacacaaatcaccccccccctcttgtgtggtattgaagtctaaaatattaatcGGTATCAGAGCgagttatccttgaagaggctaacaccttaggaacagattAAGATGaatgcaccacctggaaactgggaagggcaatctactgctaggcctccactctttaatggccagtactattcttggtggaagaacaagatgagagatcacatcataagAGAATACTATGAACTTTGGGACATAATTACTTATGGTCCCCTggctactacaaagaagaatgctgaaggaggggatgtgccaaagacaagagctgactatactgctgaagatttgaagaaatgggaaaagaatgtcaaggccaagaaatggcttgtgtgtggactaggtccagacgagtacaacaTGATTCAAAGTTataccactgctaaggagatatgggacaccctacaagtggcccatgaaggaactcctcaagtaaagaaatcaagaggaacactgctatattctcaatatgagaatttcaccatgaaggaaggagaaaccatccaagagatgtacacaaggttcacaataCTAATAAAtaaacttaagtctcttggaagaattatccttgaagaagacaaggttgagaaaatctagACGAGGGTCTTGCCAGTAATTTGGGAAAGAAAAATCAcggctattcaggaatcaaagaacattgctaccctcaagttggatgagctgattgaaaatctcactgcctatgaactaagaagacaaatgatgaagatggatgcacccaagaaggaaagaagtctggctctcagaatagctgaaggtgtagatgtagaggatgatgaaatggctatgatcacaacggatttcaagaagtacctaattaGAGGAAAGGGTTATTCAAGAGGTGCAACCTTCAACAAACTAAGGGCTCCTGaaaaacagaccaacgagggctgctacaaatgtggtaagactgaccacatgatcaaaaattgcccccagtgggaaattgaatggaagaaggaaagggttgaacgaagaaacaggaagaaggaataggttcaacccaaaaggaacaaaggatcaacaaaggctatggttgttgCTTGGGGAGAGACCTCAGATGAGGATTTAGAAGATGAAGctagagatgaacaagcacttatggccattggagaatcagacgatgaacaagaggtaagtgttattcatctcaaagacaagattaaatttttgtctaaagaaaggctatctgaattattgctagacttcattgatgagtctgaggtcataaacaatgagaaggaacagttgtctagggaatgtgtgatcctaaaagccaagtgcaaaaatcttgaatttagggctagtgaaagtgatagtaaaaatgttgagttaaagaaccaggttcttgaacttgacaccagtgtCCTAGAACATAGGTCTGAAAATTTTAAACTGAAATTAAGAACAagtaagaagaaagctgatcacacgcatctcaccttagaagaaaatctaggaaaaataaaggatgagttgtacaagaaagatgagtagataagagtcctaaaagaagatctaggcaaggcgaatcatgaactagatagaacttgcaaatggaataaatCCTCTGATGCACTATCCTGGTTACAAGAGCACCACAAcagcaacaagagaggacttggctatgggaccccaacacctaagtgggatcccaaaagcaaatacatcacacttcctgaaaataaaatctgcacacattgtggcaagactggtcattataaaagtgaatgtaatgcaaaagaaaaggccaatcaaaagaacaaaaccttgTTCAAGAGAAAATAGGCTGCTTGGATTGGCCAAAAGGAATTTAATTCACctttttgcctatagaaagggacccaaactagtttgtattcctaagactaacccctgattttgtttagcaggtccaagtgaagggaagtagacaaatatggtacatggataatggctgctcaaagcatatgactggaaataagaaccagttcctttcacttgagagtctaaaaggaggtaatgtctcctttggaaatgggaagaaaggtgagatcattggggttggaatggtaggtaagacagactcacattccattgagaataTCTACTTGATAGATGACTTAAAATATAGCCTAATTAGTGTATCACAACTGggtgacagaggtaacctggtagcattcacctctaccaaatatttgtgattaatcttaccactgacaagattgttttgcagggaaaaagagttaacaatatttacattgtagatttgtccactctttcagaaaatgaactcacttgcttgagtgtgttggacaatgttcccctcctgtggcacaaaagacttggtcatgcaagtttgaatcaactcaacaaattagtctccaaggacctggtgatagggttacctaacatcaagttaaaggaagaaaaagttcgtgaggcctgtgcaagggggaagcaggtaagatcatcttttAAAAACAAGAAAATGTTAAGCACAACCAGGATGATAGAACtagttcatatggatctctgtggtccaatgagaacattaagcaGATGTGGTAAGAAATAtatgatggtacttgttgatgattactctaggtttacttgggtattgtttttaacatctaaggatggagcatttgacatgtttactgacTTTGTTAGTAAAACTCAGAAAGAACTATATAATCAACTTGCATTAAtaaggtctgatcatggaactgaatttgaaaatgctaagtttgctgaattttgtgatgagcatggtatatatcataatttctctgcccctaggactcctcaacaaaatggagtagttgaaagaaagaataagaCTCTTGaggatatggctaggactatgctacTTTCTAGTAAAATGCCCCATAGCTtttgggcagaggctgtaaatactacatgttacatcattaatagatGCATAACTAGACCTCTTATAGAGAAGAcaccctatgagttacttaaagggagaaaaccaaatatatctcatcttagggcatttggatgcaagtacTTTGTGAACAATAATAGAAAGGACTCccaggtaagtttgatcccagaagtgatgagggagtattcttgggatattcttcacatagcaaagcttataaaatgtacaataaaagaactttgtgtgtagaagaaattgtacatgtagtttttgatgaaactaacattctttctgagagacaagaacatgaagatgaagctattgggatGGTAAAAGAATTGAGTGAAGTCACAGCTCAAGCTGAAgatgcaccaaaagaaggaataggtgatggaacaggttcttccatctagggcaacttgacagggggaactgaacaaagaagaactGAAACCAATCCCCTAATGGAACCTGTCCATGAGCCTATTCCTCAGCAAAAGAACATGGGAGAAATATCAaacagaaaccagttggttgtgaaaccttacaagtatcaaagttctcatcccattgggaacataattactgatccaacatttggagttaaaactagatcacaattaaagaatctgtgtgcttttgatgatttcttatctcttattaaacctaaaaatgttgctgaggctttgcaggatacagattgggtaaatgcaatgtaagatgaactcaatcagtttgagagaagtcaagtttggtaGCTAGTTCCAAGACACAAGGACAGATACgtaattggcactaaatgggtctttagaaacaagcttgatgaagatgTAACAGTTATAAGAAACAAGGCAAggctggtggtccaaggttatagccaagaggagggcatagattatgatgagacctttcctccagttgcaagactggagACAATAAGACTCCTTATAGCCTTTccagcacacatggaatttacTCTTTATCAGATGGATGTCGAAAGTGCCTTCCTAAATGGCTaccaaaagaagaagtgtttgtcaaacaacctccagggtttgagagcaaagaGTGTCCggaacatgtgtacaaattagacaaggctctctatggactcaagcaggctcctagagcatggtatgaacgactatcCAAATTCTTGATAgaacatggctacaagagaggtaaaattgacagtactctattcctgagggaaaaaggtaaggatcttcttgtagtacaaatatatactgatgacataatttttggggcaaccactgacAAACTGAGTAAGGACTTTGCCAAATTAATAAGGAGTGagttgaaatgagtatgatgggtgagcttaacttttcttaggcttacatattaaacaaaacccaaatggaaccatgatccatcagcagaaatatgtaaaagagttgattaagaagtttaaaatggatgaatcaaaggaaatagacacacccattgcaacatctactaaattagacatagatgaacctggttcatctgttgatcagatgttgtataggggtatgattggttcacttttgtatcttactgctagtaGACCTAacatagttttcagtgtagggctttgtgctcgttttcagacaaaatcctaaggaatctcacttgactgctgtcaagaggataTTGTGATATTTTAAAGGCACTACTGATCTTTgcctttggtaccctaaaggtagtaactttaatctagtgggatatgttgatgctgactatgcaggtttccttATGGATAGaaaaagcacctcaggtatggctcttttccttggttcatgtctggtatcatgggccactaaaaagcagaattcagtgaccttatccactgctgaggctgaataggttgttgttgcctcttgttgtgctcgaCTACTGTGGATCAAACAGTAgctgatagattttggcattgaagttggttgcatccctatcttttgtgataactttagtgctataagtatgacaaagaacccagttcatcataagaggactaagcgcATAGATATTAGACATCACTTCttaagggacaactatgagaaaggattgattacCATaaaattttgtgctactgataaacaaattgctaacatctttactaaagcactgagtagagaaaactttaaAAGGAAcaggttagaattagggatgattaagatcacctaatgggacTAGTTTAggatgcacaatgaaaaaaaattgaaaaaaaataaaaaaaattggctaggaaatctggaacttgtgtaaatacctagattaatttttactcagtttcatactataaatagtatactcctgtgacatgtgttgatATGGCTCACTGATCTCTAataaaattttctctattatggtaaTTTGAGGCAGgatcaagagaattctaaatgaagaacctggtttatCAGTATTGGTCATCTAAAAAACGAGGTatattttctatactctgcataattataaatataaatatttaaatcatgatcAGAGTCTTACCTATGTTCAAACACATAAGAAAATCCTATCCGTTTATTTTTTGAACAAATTCCAAATCTAGGGAAGCTTAACCATTCATTCAACCTGCAATTTCAGATTGATTAGACCTTTAATTGACTGCTAAAAGCTACCGTTTGTCATTAAATAGGTCTCCTTCTTTAAATACCCATCATTACCTTCTGCCACCCTCACTATTCCAAACCGTCAAAAATCTATTTCACTCTCAATTGTTCTCTCTTCCAAAAGCCTAACTCACAAATTCTCTCAAGAAGTCTGTGACAATGTCGAACCCTCAAGATAATCTAGACACTCCTCCACCACCCTCCCCTTCTAGTTCCTCCATACCTCCTCCACCCAGCACAACCACTCAACCTAGGAGAAGGCGAGTAAAAATGCTTGTTAAAAAAATGGTGGCAACTGGTGCTCTttcaaagaaattgaatgagaAATTGAAGCCAAGCCAAGCCCAAGATTCTGAGAACTCAGACGATTCGTTCAAATCTGCTAGTGAGGGGGAAGGAACTGGGACTTCTGACTCTGAGAAGGCTAAAAAACtccccttctaaggtaagttctgctttgactgaaaatttaaaaaataggtttgttttggttGGATCTGTCAGGAATGTGGAATTGATTGAATTGGGAAGTAGAGGAggtaaaaagaaaattgaaaaagaaaaggagagagagagGGTGTATGTGTTGATGTGAGGGAAAGAGGGAAAGGAGTGGCTGCTTCATGCCCCGAActtgggggcgagaccggcacccggtgTCTTACCATCGtacaacttgcaactaagggattCTGAGCATATAatatcatactttggccatgggccacattgcaagacaactgcgaatgctgactaaatattaatataaagctgggccgacaaggccgtcatcaTTACTAtaactgacaaaccaaccaaatatacatacaaagCCTACAAGCctaacatactgcactaact from Nicotiana sylvestris chromosome 12, ASM39365v2, whole genome shotgun sequence encodes the following:
- the LOC138882888 gene encoding uncharacterized protein, which translates into the protein MVVAWGETSDEDLEDEARDEQALMAIGESDDEQEDGAFDMFTDFVSKTQKELYNQLALIRSDHGTEFENAKFAEFCDEHGIYHNFSAPRTPQQNGVVERKNKTLEDMARTMLLSSKMPHSFWAEAVNTTCYIINRCITRPLIEKTPYELLKGRKPNISHLRAFGCKYFVNNNRKDSQRQEHEDEAIGMVKELSEVTAQAEDAPKEGIGDGTAKEHGRNIKQKPVGCETLQDTDWVNAINKLDEDVTVIRNKARLVVQDGCRKCLPKWLPKEEVFVKQPPGFESKECPEHVYKLDKALYGLKQAPRAWYERLSKFLIEHGYKRGKIDSTLFLREKGSNFNLVGYVDADYAGFLMDRKSTSGMALFLGSCLVSWATKKQNSVTLSTAEAE
- the LOC138882887 gene encoding uncharacterized protein, with product MNAPPGNWEGQSTARPPLFNGQYYSWWKNKMRDHIIREYYELWDIITYGPLATTKKNAEGGDVPKTRADYTAEDLKKWEKNVKAKKWLVCGLGPDEYNMIQSYTTAKEIWDTLQVAHEGTPQEGETIQEMYTRFTILINKLKSLGRIILEEDKVEKI